One Planktothrix sp. FACHB-1365 genomic window carries:
- a CDS encoding ATP-binding protein codes for MSQHIFQRDSCNRSLMIDPVFQDSSQNALLYRILADYERLLAERNCLEKELEHKQQEVTALKTALNHSTLVRIHLENEMLSSIQERYEQITQILEQTEAKTKSLIQAIPDLMFCVNSERIVVDYYPDKQELHFLETENVIGKKIQDVFPQDLATWTEYYLEITLETGEVQMGEYVVKGDDKWHHYEARYVKSGKDEVLAIVRDITQRKQAEANLRVSEIQERERALQLEKTLKDLQQAQAQLIQAEKMSSLGQMMTEIAHEIKNPISSIYGNLTYIDQDIQTLMELFKLYQQHYPEPIPEIQEFMTVSDVNTIINELPQSVEFMRLGANRLYDLALSLRNFSRLDSQEMVSADLHIGLDGTLKILHNQLKSKGSHAEIEVIKDYGALPLVKCYPNQLNQVFMNLLANAIDALENQPVPRKIIIKTDICKIHPDFLVEDAIRISISDNGPGIPKSVQDQIFNPFFTTKPMGKGTGLGLSIAHQIIVEKHQGRLKCTSQEGQGTTFEIILPLGELFQAKE; via the coding sequence ATGAGTCAGCACATTTTCCAGAGAGATTCTTGTAATCGTAGCCTAATGATTGACCCCGTATTCCAGGATTCTAGCCAAAATGCTTTACTGTATAGAATTTTGGCTGATTATGAGCGCTTATTAGCAGAACGGAATTGTTTAGAAAAAGAGCTTGAACACAAGCAGCAAGAAGTCACGGCACTCAAAACTGCACTCAATCATTCCACATTAGTTCGTATTCATTTAGAAAATGAAATGCTCAGTTCTATTCAAGAACGATATGAGCAAATCACCCAAATATTAGAACAAACAGAAGCCAAGACAAAAAGTTTAATTCAAGCGATTCCTGATTTAATGTTTTGCGTTAATTCCGAAAGAATCGTAGTAGATTATTATCCTGATAAGCAGGAACTTCATTTTCTAGAAACAGAAAACGTAATTGGTAAGAAAATTCAGGATGTTTTTCCTCAAGATTTGGCAACCTGGACAGAATATTATTTGGAAATCACCTTAGAAACAGGTGAAGTCCAAATGGGTGAATATGTTGTGAAGGGAGATGATAAATGGCATCATTATGAAGCTCGCTATGTCAAAAGTGGAAAAGATGAAGTGTTAGCCATTGTCAGGGATATTACCCAACGAAAGCAAGCCGAAGCAAACTTACGAGTTTCAGAAATTCAAGAACGGGAAAGAGCATTACAACTGGAAAAAACCTTAAAAGACTTGCAACAAGCACAAGCTCAATTAATTCAAGCTGAAAAAATGTCCAGTTTAGGGCAAATGATGACCGAAATTGCCCATGAAATCAAAAATCCGATCAGTTCTATTTACGGAAATTTGACTTACATTGATCAAGATATTCAGACGTTAATGGAACTGTTCAAACTCTATCAACAACATTATCCTGAACCTATCCCCGAAATTCAAGAGTTTATGACAGTTTCGGATGTCAATACAATTATCAATGAATTACCGCAAAGTGTAGAGTTTATGCGTTTAGGGGCTAATCGTTTGTATGATTTAGCATTATCCCTCCGCAATTTTTCACGGTTAGATTCTCAGGAAATGGTATCAGCAGATCTTCATATTGGTTTGGATGGAACCTTAAAGATTTTGCATAATCAACTCAAATCAAAAGGGAGTCATGCTGAAATTGAAGTGATTAAAGATTATGGGGCACTTCCCTTAGTCAAATGCTACCCGAATCAACTCAATCAAGTGTTTATGAATCTTCTCGCAAATGCCATTGATGCGTTAGAAAATCAACCCGTTCCTCGAAAAATTATCATCAAAACCGACATCTGCAAAATACACCCAGACTTTTTAGTTGAAGATGCCATTCGGATTTCGATTTCCGATAACGGCCCCGGAATTCCCAAGTCGGTTCAAGACCAAATTTTTAATCCATTTTTTACCACAAAACCTATGGGTAAAGGCACGGGTTTAGGTTTGTCTATTGCCCATCAAATTATTGTGGAAAAACACCAAGGTCGCTTAAAGTGTACTTCTCAAGAGGGACAAGGGACAACTTTTGAGATTATCTTACCTCTCGGTGAACTCTTTCAAGCAAAGGAATAG
- a CDS encoding alpha-D-glucose phosphate-specific phosphoglucomutase: MNIRTVSTQPFNDQKPGTSGLRKSVPVFQQPHYLENFVQAIFDTQPGYEGGTLIVGGDGRYYNRQAIQIILRMAAANGVGRVLVGCEGIVSTPAASCMIRKNQAFGGIILSASHNPGGPGGDFGIKFNASNGGPAPEKITEEIYARTQVIDSYKIMDAADINLDKPGSFKLGTMTVEVIDSVQPYMELMESLFDFNLIQQLLTSGKFRMCMDSMHAVTGPYAHAIFEQRLGAAPGTVLNGTPLEDFGGGHPDPNLVYAHDLVEIIFGENAPDFGAASDGDGDRNMILGRNFFVTPSDSLAILTANAHLVPGYKDGLAGVARSMPTSQAPDRVAEKLGIECYETPTGWKFFGNLLDAGKATLCGEESFGTGSNHVREKDGLWAVLFWLNILAVRQESVEDIVRSHWQTYGRNYYSRHDYEEIETEKANQLVDKLQAILPTLKGKQYGSYQVEYSDNFSYTDPVDNSVSNNQGIRIGFTDGSRIVFRLSGTGTKGATLRVYLESYEPDPAKHNLDPQEALAELITIADEIAQIKTITGRQQPTVIT; encoded by the coding sequence ATGAATATTCGTACCGTTTCGACTCAACCGTTTAATGATCAAAAACCCGGCACATCAGGCTTACGCAAGTCTGTTCCGGTCTTCCAACAACCCCATTATCTGGAGAATTTTGTTCAGGCCATTTTTGATACTCAACCGGGGTATGAAGGGGGAACCCTAATCGTCGGGGGTGATGGCCGCTACTATAACCGTCAAGCGATTCAGATTATTTTAAGAATGGCAGCCGCTAATGGTGTCGGACGGGTTCTGGTGGGCTGTGAAGGCATTGTTTCCACTCCCGCGGCATCCTGTATGATTCGTAAAAATCAAGCCTTTGGTGGGATTATTCTCTCTGCAAGCCATAATCCCGGTGGGCCAGGCGGAGATTTTGGCATCAAATTTAACGCCAGCAATGGCGGGCCAGCACCGGAAAAAATCACCGAGGAAATTTATGCTCGAACCCAGGTGATTGATAGCTACAAAATCATGGATGCGGCGGATATTAATTTGGATAAACCGGGTAGTTTTAAACTGGGAACCATGACGGTTGAGGTGATTGATTCCGTGCAACCTTATATGGAATTGATGGAATCTTTATTTGATTTTAACTTGATTCAACAATTGTTAACATCAGGCAAGTTTCGGATGTGTATGGACTCCATGCACGCGGTTACTGGGCCTTATGCCCATGCCATTTTTGAACAACGTTTAGGGGCTGCACCGGGAACGGTTTTGAATGGCACTCCTTTAGAAGATTTTGGCGGCGGTCATCCCGATCCAAACTTAGTTTATGCCCATGATTTAGTTGAAATTATCTTCGGCGAAAATGCACCCGACTTTGGGGCTGCTTCCGATGGCGATGGCGATCGCAATATGATTTTAGGACGCAATTTTTTTGTAACTCCCAGTGATAGTTTAGCGATTTTAACGGCTAATGCCCATTTAGTCCCCGGATATAAAGATGGTTTGGCGGGAGTTGCCCGTTCTATGCCCACTTCCCAAGCCCCAGATCGAGTGGCAGAAAAATTAGGAATTGAATGTTATGAAACCCCGACGGGATGGAAGTTTTTCGGCAATTTATTAGATGCTGGAAAAGCCACATTATGCGGGGAAGAAAGTTTTGGAACCGGATCAAATCATGTTCGGGAAAAAGATGGCTTGTGGGCGGTATTATTCTGGCTGAATATTTTAGCGGTGCGTCAAGAATCCGTTGAAGATATTGTTCGCAGTCATTGGCAAACCTACGGACGTAATTACTATTCTCGTCATGACTATGAAGAGATTGAAACGGAAAAAGCTAATCAATTAGTCGATAAATTACAGGCTATTTTACCCACTCTCAAAGGTAAACAATACGGCTCCTATCAAGTCGAGTATAGCGATAATTTTAGCTATACTGATCCGGTTGATAATAGTGTTAGCAATAATCAAGGCATTCGCATTGGGTTTACCGATGGTTCTCGAATTGTTTTCCGGTTATCAGGAACGGGAACGAAAGGGGCAACATTACGGGTTTATTTAGAAAGTTATGAACCTGACCCTGCTAAACACAATTTAGATCCGCAAGAAGCGTTAGCAGAGTTAATCACTATTGCCGATGAAATTGCTCAAATTAAAACGATAACCGGACGTCAACAACCGACGGTTATTACCTAA